CTACCCCCCCACCTCCACACCCCCATACCCTCACATCCCCCTTCCAGCGGGCCGAGGAGATTATTCAAACCGCCCGCAAGGCCGGTCGAACCCTCCTCACCGAACCCGAATCCAAGCAACTCCTCGCCGCCTACGGCATCCCGACGGTGGAGACCCGGATCGCCACCCATGAAACCGAGGCGGTCAGACTTGCAGAAGAAATCGGCTACCCGGTGGTCCTCAAGCTCTTTTCTGAAACCATTACCCACAAAACCGATGTAGGAGGTGTTCAGTTAAACCTGACCAACGCCGAAGCCGTCATACAGGCTTATCGTACCATCGAATCTTCTGTGCGTGAACGGCAGGAAGCCAAACATTTCTTAGGAGTGACCGTCCAGCCCATGATCAAATGGGAAGGCTACGAAATCATCCTCGGCAGTAGTCTTGATCCTCAGTTCGGTCCGGTATTGCTTTTCGGCGCTGGAGGTCAATGGGTGGAAGTATTTAAAGACCGCGCCCTGGCACTCCCACCCCTTAATACCGTCCTGGCACGACGAATGATGGAGCAGACCCGTATCTATACTGCCCTCAAAGGTATCCGCGGACGCAAATCGGTGGATCTGGCCGCCCTTGAACAACTCCTGGTCCGATTTAGCCAGTTGGTTGTTGAACAACGCTGGATCAAGGAGATTGACGTTAACCCTTTACTGGTCTCCCCTGAGCGATTAATTGCGCTGGATGCGCGGGTGATTTTGCACGAACCCGATACCCCGGAAGATAAACTACCCCGGCTGGCCATTCGCCCCTATCCCACTCAATACGTGTCATCCTGGACCCTGAAGGATGGTACCCCCATTGTTATCCGCCCAATCCGCCCCGAGGATGAACCCTTGATGATCAACTTCCATAAAACCCTCTCCGAACGTAGCGTGTATTTCCGCTACTTCTATCCCATGCAACTGAGTCAGCGTATTGCCCATGAACGGTTGACACATATGTGCTTCATCGACTATGACCGCGAAATGGCCCTCGTCGCAGACTATACGGATCCTAACACCGGTACCCACGAGATTATAGCCGTTGGCCGTTTAAGAAAATTGCATGGTACCCCAGAAGCCGAGTTTGCCCTCCTCGTCAGCGATCGATACCAACGTCAGGGATTGGGTACCGAGTTGTTGCGCAGACTCCTGCAGATCGGTCGTGACGAAAAACTGCAGCGCATCGTCGCCGATATTCTCCCCGAAAATCGAGATATGCAACGGGTCTGTGAGAAACTGGGTTTCCGCCTCCGCTGGGTAGCCACTGAAGGGATAGTAAAGGCAGAAATCGATCTCTGAAACAGAAGGGGATGGGGGTATACTGTTTACTTAAGTTTGGCCTCATAGGGCTGCTTTCACTCCCTAACTTCTCTTTCCGCCCCAACCCCTTCCCTCCCTGTGGACGGGGTGGGAGAAGAGGGAGAGGGGCCGGGGGTGAGGGCCACTGAAAAGTCAAGCAAAACTAAAGTAACAAGGTAGTAGGAGTATAAGATAAAAAGATCTTGACTACCAACATCATAATCTGAGTATACTTTGACAAAGCTAAAAAAGAGAGTAAATTCTTTTGGAAGAACCTTTGTAAATGAAATCGTCGAATTTAAAGGTTGCACGAAGTACTTCATTTAATCTTCAACCAGGAAATCAAACATGGCTATTTTAAGCTTTGCCTGGACCAAAGATGAATTTCTCAGGGGCAAAAAAACCATTAGTCGAGTAACCGTTTAATTCCTATGTACCTGTTGGAACTCATATTTTATTTCTGGATGTTATCATCTGCCAACATCAGTTCTATCGAGCCAGATCTTTATAACCCCACCACTTTGGAACTGTGGGAATTTCAGACGCCTCAATCCTGGGTCCTGGAAAATGGAGTACTCGCATTGAAGCGCGCAGGGATTCCGAGTGGACCCATCCGAAAACCCGCCGAATGGGCAATTCTCAAAACAGAACCGTTTACCGACGTCCAGTTATGGCTTGAAGCTCGCTGCGATGCTCCCTTAGAACAAAAGGGCCGGGACATCATTCTTATTTTTGGTTATCAGTCCCCAACACGTTTCTATTATGCCCATTTATCCAATCAAACCGACCGGGTTCATAACGGAATTTTCCTTGTCAATGATGCAGATCGGCAACGAATTGATGATGGTAAGGGGATCGCCCGGCTGATGGATAATAGCTGGTACACTATTCATCTCCTACGAAAGGTTCAGACAGGTGCTATTCAGGTTTATGTCTCCGATATGCAAACGCCCGCGCTTTCCGCCAACGACACAACCTTACGATGGGGTCGTGTGGGTATTGGATCCTTTGACGATACAGGAGCATTTAAAAACCTTCGCATAGTCGGTGAGTTGATGTCTTCAGAATAAAGACAGGAGATGAGAGGAGCCCCCCTTCCCCCGGCGAGCGGGGGGGGGGGTAGGAGTAGGTTTTTTCTCACTTACTAACCTTCTTCCCGCATCGGGAAGGAGGAACTCGGGGATTGCCTGGATTCCAACTCCCCCATGAAGGAAGGAGAGCTGGAAGGATTATAAGATCCAAAAAACTTACCCTTAAAAGCCCTCTTACTCTCCCTGTGGACGGGGAGGGTGGAGAGGTACATCTATCGAACCGATACAGACTCAAATTCCAATAATAGGGTTGACACTTTAGATTTCCGGATATAAAGTCAGATCATATTTTAAAAATCCCAAAGTAGGATCTGTTTGGGAAAAATCGGAATTCTGAGCAGGTTTATACCGATAATTACGTTCAGGCAATTTAAATCCTCATAATCATAAGGAGGTGAAGAAATCATGGGACAGAGCCAGATACGGGAGTACACAGTACAAGCTCGCTCCACCGATACGTTCGGGAGAGTGTTATGCAGTTGTCGTCAGCACCATTTTATAGTTGATGGACCGATTCAAAATGGCTGCCCAGGTGAGGCCATAACCCCGGCTGAACTATTCTTGTCCGGAGTTGCTTCGTGCGGGGTTGAGCTGCTCCAGGTGGTTGCCAGGGAGCAGAATGTACCCCTGGAAGGGGTTAAGGTCAATATTTGGGGAATCATCGATCGGGACCATCCCGTTCGTTCCGATGTTACTTTGTTCAATAAGGTCCGATTGAGTTTTCAACTTAAAGGGGTTAACGAAGGAGAAGGGGCCAAACTCATTGAGACCTTCAAAGGCAGATGACCGCTCTATGGAACGGTCGCAGTTGCGACTCCCGAGGTCCAGGTAGAGTTTCGTATAGAGCACTAGCGGATAAATTTCTTGTTTCAGAGGTGGTTTTCAAAGATTTATAACATACAATTTTAACGGCTCATTCAGCCAGCAAACCTATTTTCTTCAACAACGCTGTGTATCTGAGGTTTGTATTCAGATTATCTTGGTATCCTGGAGCAGGGAGGTAGATCAGGTAGCCAGAGAGCTCCTTATAAGCCTTTTGTAGCCTCGAAGAGGGCAAACCTGCTTAACGACATCGCTCAACTGCCTGGCCTGCACTGAGGAGCTATGGACTCCAGGAAACGAGCATCGTGGGCCGGGTCAGCTGCAGAGGGTGGCCAGGCGGGATGAATAGTGTTGTTTGCTGATCTAATCCTTATCCCCTGTTCTCTTGGGCCTTTGCCGTCGCTCAAGCGCGATGTATATAACCGCGTCCCACGCGTTATGGATTCCTACGAATAATAGGAAAACTGCGGTTGCACCGATCACAAACAGAGCCTGCACAGGATATCGCCAGAGTATGTTCGCAGCAGTCAGAAGTACCGCATAAGCAATGAACGGAAGCGCACAATGCCAGAGCCAGTCCTCGAGTACCGGTACGTAGTCAGTCTGCCGTCGCACACGCCTGGCAACTAACACCGTGTATGTTAGTCCCGCTAGCCCGCACGCATCGAGGCAGAGCCCAGCACTCGAGATAGTCGGCCATGGTGCACTGATAATCACCGAGATGAAGAGTACGGCGCAGAAGTGCACGATCGTCGGAGTACCGAATGCGCGGATCGTCGGGGTACTAAGCACGTCCACTTCGGCACCCAGGGTAATCACTACGAATTGCAGACCGGTCAAGGCACTGGCTGAAGAGCCGAGGATGACGTAAAAGTTTCCCCAGGAAATGAGCAATGACAGTATGGCTTGTTCCATGATTGATCTCCAGCGCGAAGTTGTTAGGAACATGGTTACCTTTATTAAATATATATTAAATATAAATATTAAATATAAAACTGTATTCTCTAAATTAAGACAAGTTTTTCATCCACAAAGGGTGGCTTCCCATCTATTAAGTTTATTAGATTCTTTTCAGGAGTTGTAGAAAATAACTGCACTATGATGCATTTTAAGACCATAAGTGAGTTGCATCGGGTAGAGGGTCTTCCGCCTCCGAAAAATCCATTGTTCTGCCTGAAACAGCTTGAAGAAGTGCCCTATGCTTTAAAAAACAAGGAGATCACCTGCGATTTCTATTTGATTTGTTTCAAAAAACTGAAAACAGGTGGGATATGGTATGGCAAACCTAAGTATGACCATGATAGGGGTTTCATGTATTTTATGAAACCAAGACAAAGACTTACTGTTCATGATGTTCAATTGAAAGAAAAAGGATTCTCTATTCTATTTCACGAAGACTATCTGATGGGACATCCTTTTTACAATCAATCTCATCTTGGTACTCCGAAAACCTGGAGCAAATGACTGTTCGCTGAGCGACTGTTAGGGCAAGCAAGAGTTAAGATTATGAGCAACAACATTGAAGGAAAAGTCGTCGTTATTACGGGGGCCAGTAGTGGCTTGGGCGAGGTGGCGGTCCGGTTTCTCTCCACGCAAGGTACAATCCTCATGACGGTGATTTCACCCGGCGCAGTTGCTATGGAACTGCCCAAGGGCATGACTGAGCCCGATGTAGCCAAGAAAGTCCGTAAAGCCTATGAGATCGCGATTCCTGCCGAGTCGTTCACGCGGGCAGTCGCCTTCGCGATCAGCCAGCCGGAGGACATGGGCGTGAACGAGATCCTGTTCTGGTCCACGCAGCAGGAGCTATAAGCTTCCCTGTTTGCTGTGGGAAGGCTCCGATTATTATTTACTGAATCGAAAGGATGAGAAGGAAAAGGATGCAAATGAAAC
The genomic region above belongs to Candidatus Limnocylindrales bacterium and contains:
- a CDS encoding GNAT family N-acetyltransferase, yielding TPPPPHPHTLTSPFQRAEEIIQTARKAGRTLLTEPESKQLLAAYGIPTVETRIATHETEAVRLAEEIGYPVVLKLFSETITHKTDVGGVQLNLTNAEAVIQAYRTIESSVRERQEAKHFLGVTVQPMIKWEGYEIILGSSLDPQFGPVLLFGAGGQWVEVFKDRALALPPLNTVLARRMMEQTRIYTALKGIRGRKSVDLAALEQLLVRFSQLVVEQRWIKEIDVNPLLVSPERLIALDARVILHEPDTPEDKLPRLAIRPYPTQYVSSWTLKDGTPIVIRPIRPEDEPLMINFHKTLSERSVYFRYFYPMQLSQRIAHERLTHMCFIDYDREMALVADYTDPNTGTHEIIAVGRLRKLHGTPEAEFALLVSDRYQRQGLGTELLRRLLQIGRDEKLQRIVADILPENRDMQRVCEKLGFRLRWVATEGIVKAEIDL
- a CDS encoding OsmC family protein; the encoded protein is MGQSQIREYTVQARSTDTFGRVLCSCRQHHFIVDGPIQNGCPGEAITPAELFLSGVASCGVELLQVVAREQNVPLEGVKVNIWGIIDRDHPVRSDVTLFNKVRLSFQLKGVNEGEGAKLIETFKGR